One stretch of Balneola sp. MJW-20 DNA includes these proteins:
- the trmB gene encoding tRNA (guanosine(46)-N7)-methyltransferase TrmB encodes MPEIKEQRYEDMQRLPNVIEYSEYGLGPTPLIGKWGEKIFQNDQPIVLELACGKGEYSLGLSEIEPDRNYVGVDIKGNRMWVGATKALEHNLENIRFLRAFIGRIEDFFGKNEVDEIWIIFPDPQLKKERKRLTSPMFLQKYREILKKGGSINLKTDSTELYEYTKEVIAEKGLCLKEDVEDVYRDRPDDIKLGIKTYYEGMHLDKGRTIRFLSFTLTD; translated from the coding sequence ATGCCTGAGATCAAGGAACAGAGATATGAGGACATGCAGCGCCTCCCTAATGTAATTGAGTATTCGGAATACGGACTTGGCCCGACTCCGCTTATCGGAAAATGGGGCGAAAAGATCTTTCAGAATGATCAGCCTATCGTTCTGGAGTTAGCTTGTGGAAAAGGCGAATACAGCCTTGGACTGTCAGAGATTGAACCAGACAGAAATTATGTGGGGGTCGATATTAAAGGCAACCGCATGTGGGTGGGAGCCACCAAAGCACTGGAGCACAACTTAGAAAACATAAGGTTTTTAAGAGCATTTATTGGAAGGATAGAAGATTTTTTTGGTAAAAATGAAGTGGATGAGATCTGGATCATATTTCCCGATCCTCAGCTTAAAAAAGAGAGAAAAAGGCTGACCTCGCCTATGTTTCTGCAAAAATATCGGGAGATACTGAAAAAGGGTGGCAGTATTAACCTTAAGACCGATTCAACTGAACTTTATGAATACACCAAAGAAGTTATTGCTGAAAAGGGTCTTTGTCTTAAGGAGGATGTGGAAGACGTTTACCGGGATCGTCCGGATGATATAAAATTAGGCATCAAAACCTACTACGAGGGAATGCATCTTGATAAAGGAAGAACGATACGGTTCCTTTCGTTTACGTTGACTGATTAG
- the pdxH gene encoding pyridoxamine 5'-phosphate oxidase, with amino-acid sequence MDNKELQKLRQDYSRHELDENSVSSNPFELFGSWMREALNAEVPEPNAMVMASIDAHNIPQSRVVLLKGFDENGFVFYTNYESDKGREIEVNPNVSLCFLWLELERQVRIVGKASMISREESEEYFKSRPHASQVGAHASRQSRVVESRKVLEDRFEGLMSRFEEGEVPLPDNWGGYNVEPHTIEFWQGRPSRLHDRLLYVKESDGWDIKRLEP; translated from the coding sequence ATGGATAATAAAGAATTACAGAAGTTACGGCAGGACTATAGCAGACATGAGCTGGATGAAAATTCGGTAAGCAGCAACCCTTTTGAGTTATTTGGCTCATGGATGAGGGAAGCCTTAAATGCTGAGGTTCCGGAACCGAACGCAATGGTAATGGCGTCTATAGATGCGCATAATATCCCTCAGTCCCGCGTAGTACTGCTGAAGGGCTTTGATGAAAACGGATTTGTATTTTATACGAATTATGAGAGCGATAAGGGAAGGGAAATTGAGGTGAATCCCAATGTAAGTTTATGCTTTCTGTGGCTTGAGCTCGAACGTCAGGTCCGGATCGTAGGTAAAGCATCTATGATCTCCAGAGAAGAAAGTGAGGAATATTTTAAGTCCCGGCCGCATGCAAGTCAGGTTGGTGCACATGCATCCCGGCAGAGCAGAGTGGTGGAAAGCCGGAAGGTACTGGAAGATAGGTTTGAGGGTCTGATGAGCCGTTTCGAAGAGGGGGAAGTTCCGCTCCCTGATAACTGGGGAGGTTATAATGTGGAGCCTCATACCATAGAATTCTGGCAGGGCCGCCCCAGTCGTCTTCACGACCGACTTCTATACGTTAAAGAGTCTGATGGATGGGATATTAAGAGGCTGGAGCCATGA
- a CDS encoding amidohydrolase, whose translation MKKLLVLLIPFMMVFASCSQTEETTIIHNVNGYTLLNDTLHTFSAVAMSGGKFLETGDESMLSDYPDAIVIDGEGKTMLPGLIDAHGHVMGLGIQELQVNLAGIQTLDETLNKVKEYAEANPDLEWIQGRGWNQTLWEENEFPTAADLDRVVDDRPVWLTRVDGHAAWGNTKAMELAGISKDTPDPQGGKVIRDGSGEATGVFVDAAESYVNSIIPPATDAENDLALEKALEQMARVGITSVHDAGAGVATWERYKRFADQGKMTTRIYAMISGAGGTFDSLSANGPVESYADDRLALRSVKLYSDGALGSRGAAMIEPYSDDPGNRGLLFASQEEMNAMVLKTASAGFQTNVHAIGDRGNRVVLNAFENARNELGDQNLRHRIEHAQIVSLEDIPRFADLDLIASMQPTHATSDKNMAEDRVGPQRILGGYAWQKFLEQGTVVAAGSDFPVEYSNPFFGLYSAVTRMDHEGNPDGGWYPEEKMSRLEALRAFTLDAAYAAFQEEVLGSIESGKWADFILIEEDYFEVPAIDIWDIDVSETWVAGEKVY comes from the coding sequence ATGAAAAAATTACTTGTACTACTCATACCCTTTATGATGGTGTTTGCATCATGCTCTCAGACAGAAGAGACAACCATCATTCATAATGTTAATGGTTACACTTTACTCAACGATACCCTGCACACTTTTTCAGCAGTAGCAATGTCAGGAGGTAAATTCCTGGAAACCGGAGACGAATCAATGCTGTCCGATTACCCGGATGCAATAGTTATCGATGGTGAAGGAAAGACCATGTTACCAGGACTCATAGATGCACACGGACATGTTATGGGCCTAGGTATCCAGGAACTTCAGGTAAATCTGGCTGGAATTCAAACTCTGGATGAGACTCTGAATAAAGTGAAAGAATATGCTGAAGCTAATCCTGACCTGGAGTGGATTCAGGGTCGTGGCTGGAATCAGACTCTCTGGGAAGAAAATGAATTCCCGACTGCAGCAGATCTGGATAGGGTAGTTGATGACCGCCCGGTTTGGCTTACAAGGGTCGATGGTCATGCTGCCTGGGGTAATACCAAGGCAATGGAGCTGGCTGGCATCAGTAAAGATACTCCGGATCCTCAGGGTGGAAAAGTGATCCGCGATGGAAGCGGGGAAGCTACCGGTGTTTTTGTAGATGCGGCTGAAAGTTATGTGAATTCCATCATTCCTCCCGCAACAGATGCCGAAAATGATCTTGCCCTTGAAAAGGCATTGGAGCAGATGGCACGTGTGGGTATTACTTCCGTACACGATGCAGGTGCAGGAGTGGCAACCTGGGAGCGTTATAAGCGCTTTGCTGATCAGGGTAAAATGACTACCAGGATATACGCTATGATCAGTGGTGCAGGCGGCACCTTTGATTCTCTTTCCGCTAACGGTCCTGTGGAATCTTATGCTGATGACCGGCTGGCACTGAGAAGTGTGAAATTATACTCTGATGGGGCACTGGGTAGCCGTGGTGCTGCTATGATCGAACCATATTCTGATGATCCGGGCAATCGTGGATTACTTTTTGCAAGCCAGGAAGAGATGAATGCTATGGTTTTGAAAACTGCCTCGGCAGGTTTTCAGACCAATGTTCATGCGATCGGCGACCGTGGAAACAGAGTGGTGCTGAATGCATTCGAAAATGCACGAAATGAACTGGGGGATCAGAATCTTCGCCACCGTATCGAACATGCTCAGATCGTTTCACTGGAAGATATACCAAGATTTGCTGACCTTGATCTGATAGCCTCGATGCAGCCTACTCACGCCACGAGTGATAAGAATATGGCAGAAGATCGTGTGGGTCCTCAAAGAATTCTAGGAGGCTATGCATGGCAGAAATTTCTGGAACAAGGCACAGTGGTAGCAGCCGGATCAGATTTCCCGGTAGAGTACTCCAACCCGTTTTTCGGATTATACTCGGCAGTTACCAGGATGGATCATGAAGGTAACCCGGATGGCGGATGGTATCCGGAAGAGAAGATGAGCAGACTGGAAGCACTCAGAGCGTTTACCTTGGATGCCGCCTATGCAGCTTTTCAGGAAGAAGTACTTGGCAGCATTGAAAGCGGAAAATGGGCTGACTTCATTCTTATCGAAGAGGATTACTTTGAAGTACCCGCCATTGATATCTGGGATATTGATGTTTCTGAAACCTGGGTGGCAGGAGAAAAAGTTTACTAA
- a CDS encoding thioredoxin family protein: MSATLSQMLELGTEAPEFSLPSVNGGTLSLNYTEDSRGFVIMFICNHCPYVKHLEKELVQLSRQYIQKGIAFIAISSNDVEKYPQDGPEKMKELSKEQDYPFPYLYDEDQSVAKAYKAACTPDFFLFDENNRLVYRGQFDDSRPGNNIPVTGKDLKEALDAVLNNEQPKEEQTPSIGCNIKWKPGNEPDYFG; encoded by the coding sequence ATGTCTGCAACCCTATCGCAAATGTTGGAATTAGGAACGGAAGCTCCGGAATTCTCTCTGCCAAGCGTGAACGGGGGTACTCTTTCCCTCAATTACACGGAAGACAGCAGGGGATTTGTGATCATGTTTATCTGTAATCACTGCCCATATGTTAAGCATTTAGAGAAAGAACTAGTTCAATTATCGAGACAATATATCCAAAAAGGTATAGCATTTATTGCGATCAGCTCAAATGATGTGGAAAAATACCCACAGGACGGACCTGAAAAAATGAAAGAACTTTCTAAGGAACAGGATTATCCCTTCCCTTATCTTTATGATGAAGATCAGTCGGTCGCAAAGGCCTATAAGGCCGCTTGTACCCCTGATTTCTTCTTATTTGATGAAAATAATAGATTAGTTTACAGGGGTCAGTTTGATGACAGCCGGCCTGGAAATAATATTCCTGTAACCGGAAAAGATCTTAAAGAAGCACTAGATGCTGTGCTGAATAATGAGCAGCCAAAAGAAGAACAGACCCCAAGTATTGGATGTAATATCAAATGGAAACCTGGTAATGAACCCGACTATTTCGGCTAA
- a CDS encoding TetR/AcrR family transcriptional regulator, whose amino-acid sequence MAENDTSLRDQILETSRKLLYNQGHQSLSMRKIAGMVGVTATSIYLYFENKDHLLHTLIEESVEDLSRSMDEKLKGVTGTLERFKAIINSYISFARENPEKYEVIYMVRSDAMARYPKEKFRKARRCYEHLVRTIEEGAEEGLMDVDDPVLAAYSIWAQLHGIVSVVLNQRLDSRIDKQKFIQESTDHVVQGFLFRTTVS is encoded by the coding sequence ATGGCAGAAAACGATACTTCACTCAGGGATCAGATCCTTGAAACCAGCAGAAAACTGCTCTACAATCAGGGTCATCAGTCTCTCTCTATGAGAAAGATCGCCGGAATGGTCGGTGTTACAGCTACTAGTATTTATCTCTATTTCGAAAATAAGGATCACCTGCTGCACACTCTGATTGAAGAGTCGGTGGAAGACCTTAGTAGGTCAATGGATGAAAAGCTGAAGGGAGTAACCGGCACCCTTGAAAGGTTTAAGGCTATTATTAATTCTTATATCAGTTTTGCAAGAGAAAATCCTGAGAAGTATGAAGTGATCTATATGGTTCGCTCAGACGCGATGGCCCGATATCCCAAAGAGAAATTCAGGAAGGCTCGAAGGTGCTATGAGCACCTGGTTAGGACCATCGAAGAGGGAGCCGAAGAAGGACTTATGGATGTAGATGACCCGGTACTGGCAGCGTATTCGATCTGGGCTCAGCTTCATGGTATAGTATCGGTAGTGCTAAATCAGCGACTGGATAGCAGGATAGATAAACAGAAGTTTATTCAGGAATCTACTGACCACGTGGTGCAGGGATTTCTTTTCAGAACAACAGTTTCATAA
- a CDS encoding NUDIX domain-containing protein — translation MTSDPHPYEGKVRLRVCGVLIKEGKMLLVKLRSPVTGKEVWTLPGGGLKFGERISQAIRREVREETGLIVTVGELIHINEFIKNNFHAVELYHMVMLTSGKLKTGSDPEWSKDDQIILDTGFFGPDEMKELEVSPDFFRKKFWEQPENFM, via the coding sequence TTGACCTCTGACCCTCATCCTTATGAAGGAAAAGTGAGACTCCGGGTCTGCGGAGTACTCATCAAAGAGGGAAAAATGCTCCTGGTGAAGCTTCGGTCTCCGGTTACCGGTAAAGAGGTCTGGACCCTGCCAGGGGGCGGTTTAAAGTTCGGAGAAAGGATCTCCCAGGCTATCCGCAGAGAAGTACGTGAGGAGACCGGCCTCATTGTCACAGTTGGTGAGCTAATTCACATCAACGAATTTATTAAGAATAATTTTCATGCAGTCGAGCTGTATCACATGGTGATGCTGACCAGTGGTAAGCTTAAAACCGGTTCAGATCCTGAATGGAGTAAGGATGATCAGATAATCCTTGATACCGGATTTTTTGGGCCCGATGAGATGAAGGAACTGGAAGTGAGTCCTGATTTTTTCAGAAAAAAATTCTGGGAGCAACCAGAGAACTTCATGTAA
- a CDS encoding CTP synthase, translating to MSTKYIFVTGGVTSSLGKGIICASLGRLLVAQGLKVTIQKLDPYINVDPGTMNPYEHGEVYVTDDGAETDLDLGHYERFLDIKTSQSNNVTTGRIYFDVITKERQGAYLGKTVQVIPHITDEIQSHVLKLGQSGDYDVVIVEIGGTVGDIESLPYIEAVRQLRYNVGRANTLSIHLTLVPYLAAAGELKTKPTQHSVKTLSESGLQPDILVCRSEHPLDGTIRRKVAQFCNVDLEDVIASLDANSIYEVPLLMQKEGLDKRVIEKLGLETKPTNLENWIGFVEAVCKPSVAIKVALVGKYVEHHDSYKSIVEAFIHSGAVNDCKVEIEWVQSDDLTKENVAGKLEGVSGILVAPGFGGRGIDGKVAAVEYARINNIPFFGICLGMQCAVIEFSRNVCGWENANSTEFEEECEYPIIDIMPDQKDIENMGGTMRLGQYDCKLAKNSNAIEAYKEEMITERHRHRYEVNNNLRYKLTENGMKLVGLNPERDLVEIIEIEDHPWFVGVQFHPEYSSTVSNPQPLFVDFVKASLKYAKDNSLYKSLKNKSKKAVRN from the coding sequence ATGTCTACCAAATATATCTTTGTTACCGGAGGGGTAACGTCTTCTCTGGGTAAAGGAATTATCTGTGCATCTTTAGGGCGACTCTTAGTTGCACAAGGCCTTAAGGTCACAATTCAGAAATTAGATCCATATATCAATGTGGATCCGGGTACCATGAATCCCTATGAGCATGGTGAAGTTTATGTTACCGACGATGGTGCAGAGACAGATCTGGACCTAGGTCATTACGAAAGATTTCTCGACATTAAGACCTCTCAGTCAAATAATGTGACTACCGGCAGGATCTATTTCGATGTAATCACAAAGGAGCGGCAGGGAGCCTACCTGGGAAAAACGGTTCAGGTAATACCGCATATCACTGATGAAATTCAGTCGCATGTTCTGAAACTGGGACAATCCGGTGATTATGACGTGGTGATCGTGGAGATCGGTGGTACCGTAGGTGACATTGAAAGTCTGCCATATATTGAGGCTGTTCGTCAGCTCAGATACAATGTTGGTCGGGCCAACACTCTTTCTATACATCTTACTTTGGTGCCATACCTGGCTGCAGCCGGAGAATTAAAAACTAAGCCTACCCAGCATTCCGTTAAAACCTTATCTGAAAGCGGGCTTCAGCCGGATATTCTGGTATGTCGCTCTGAGCACCCTTTGGATGGTACTATTCGCAGGAAAGTAGCCCAGTTCTGTAATGTGGATCTTGAAGATGTTATTGCATCACTGGATGCGAACAGTATTTATGAGGTCCCGTTGCTTATGCAAAAAGAGGGACTGGATAAAAGAGTGATCGAAAAACTGGGACTTGAAACAAAACCGACCAACCTTGAAAACTGGATCGGATTTGTGGAGGCAGTCTGCAAACCATCAGTTGCTATAAAGGTCGCTCTGGTAGGTAAGTATGTGGAACACCATGATTCCTATAAATCGATTGTCGAAGCATTTATTCATTCGGGTGCTGTGAATGATTGTAAAGTGGAAATTGAGTGGGTTCAGTCGGATGACCTTACCAAAGAAAATGTAGCCGGTAAACTGGAAGGTGTTTCCGGTATTCTTGTTGCCCCCGGTTTCGGTGGTCGTGGTATAGATGGAAAGGTAGCTGCTGTGGAGTATGCACGCATTAATAACATTCCGTTCTTTGGTATATGTCTTGGAATGCAGTGCGCTGTCATTGAATTCTCCCGAAATGTATGCGGATGGGAAAATGCGAACAGCACTGAATTTGAAGAAGAATGCGAATACCCGATCATCGACATCATGCCGGATCAGAAGGATATCGAGAATATGGGAGGCACGATGCGACTTGGACAATATGATTGCAAGCTCGCAAAGAATTCAAATGCCATTGAGGCATACAAAGAAGAAATGATCACTGAGCGTCACCGCCATCGTTATGAGGTTAATAACAATCTGAGGTATAAGCTGACCGAAAACGGTATGAAGCTGGTGGGATTGAATCCGGAACGCGACCTCGTGGAGATCATTGAGATCGAAGATCATCCCTGGTTCGTAGGCGTGCAGTTTCATCCCGAATACAGTTCTACGGTAAGTAATCCTCAGCCACTATTTGTTGATTTCGTTAAAGCTAGTCTCAAATACGCAAAGGATAACAGCTTGTACAAATCACTGAAGAATAAATCTAAGAAAGCTGTTCGGAATTGA
- a CDS encoding PA0069 family radical SAM protein produces MINKKQPIKGRGSSDNPINRFEENYLDYDLDPETGEKPSEKTQFIKEDARSIITFNKSQDVPFEASINPYRGCEHGCIYCYARPYHEYLGYSAGLDFETRIMVKYNAPDLLRKELSSPRWQPQVIAMSGVTDIYQPVERKLELTRKCLQVLADFRNPVGVITKNHLITRDIDILGELADYHCIKVTVSITTLDRDLGRVMEPRTSSPQKRLEAIRKLSNAGIPVGVNIAPVIPGLTDHEMPAILEEAKKAGATSAGYIVLRLPFKVKDLFTEWLEDHYPQKKNKVLNRIRDVRGGKLNNTEWNKRMKGQGNFAAQIRNLFKVHTHRLGLNEKQHSLTTEHFIKSHGTQMNLF; encoded by the coding sequence ATGATAAATAAGAAGCAGCCCATAAAAGGAAGAGGGAGTTCTGATAATCCGATCAACCGATTTGAAGAAAATTATCTGGATTATGATCTGGATCCGGAAACTGGTGAAAAGCCCTCAGAAAAAACGCAATTCATTAAAGAAGATGCCAGGTCCATTATTACGTTTAATAAGTCTCAGGACGTTCCTTTTGAGGCTAGCATAAACCCATACCGTGGTTGTGAGCATGGATGCATTTATTGTTATGCCAGACCCTATCACGAGTATCTTGGTTATTCAGCAGGACTGGATTTTGAGACACGGATCATGGTAAAGTACAATGCCCCGGACCTTCTCAGAAAAGAATTGAGCAGTCCGCGCTGGCAACCTCAGGTTATAGCCATGAGCGGCGTGACCGATATATATCAGCCAGTGGAACGTAAACTGGAACTAACCCGTAAGTGCCTGCAGGTTCTGGCTGATTTCAGGAATCCTGTAGGGGTGATCACAAAAAACCATCTGATAACAAGAGATATTGATATTCTCGGGGAGCTTGCCGACTATCACTGTATAAAAGTTACTGTTTCTATCACTACCCTCGATCGTGATTTGGGAAGAGTTATGGAACCCCGGACTTCATCTCCTCAGAAAAGGCTGGAAGCGATCCGGAAGCTCAGCAATGCAGGAATTCCTGTAGGCGTTAATATTGCACCGGTTATCCCCGGATTGACGGATCACGAAATGCCTGCTATCCTTGAAGAAGCCAAAAAAGCGGGTGCGACCTCCGCAGGCTATATTGTACTCCGATTACCATTCAAGGTAAAAGACCTGTTCACGGAATGGCTGGAGGACCATTATCCTCAAAAGAAGAATAAAGTACTGAACCGTATCAGGGATGTCAGAGGCGGGAAACTGAACAATACAGAGTGGAACAAAAGAATGAAAGGTCAGGGTAACTTTGCAGCACAGATCAGGAATCTGTTTAAAGTTCATACACATCGTCTGGGACTAAATGAAAAACAACATTCACTGACAACAGAGCATTTTATAAAGAGTCATGGTACCCAGATGAACCTGTTCTGA
- a CDS encoding acyl-CoA dehydrogenase: MDTIMELFGFFGQVPLWAAIAASALLAIAFAYKGAPLWLWAIAGYAGLVGLNAPVWLFATYTGLVILFNIKPLRRVLLSGPLMKLLDALKFLPKISETEQTAIEAGTVWVEGELFSGSPDFKRILNEPYPDLTKDEQAFLDGPVEKLCAMVDDWEVSVRKDFDEPTWDFMRKEGFFGLIIPKKFGGLEFSATAHSAIVAKLASRCGPLATTVMVPNSLGPAELLMHYGTDEQKEYYLPRLASGAEMPCFALTEPNAGSDAGGMESEGLVFKGEDGNLYLKLNWRKRYITLAAISTVLGLAFKLKDPENLLGKGVDPGITCALIPSDTEGVVLGKRHDPMGIPFYNCPTEGHDVVVPVNAIIGGAEGAGNGWRMLMESLAVGRGISLPAQSVGGAKLATRAIGDYTLIRKQFGLNIGKFEGIEEPMARIGGYTYMLEATRKYTTGGLDKGAKPAVVTAIAKYNFTELAREIINDAMDVVGGAGISRGPRNLFSNGYTSMPIAITVEGANILTRTLMIFGQGAIRCHPYAYKEIDALMNKNVKEFDDNFWKHIGHVAKNKVRAFVLSITRGYMAGSPVSGPSAKYFRKLAWASASFAFYSDLALGSYGGALKMKEKLAGRYADVLSYMYLATATLRRFEEEGRREEDRPYFDWAMEYAFYRMQIAFEGILKEIKVPGLSWAMRLAGLWGRLNPIGTQPSDYLGHKVAKAMQTKGEARDRITEGIFIPSDKHEALGRYEYAFDLISQASSIYSKLYTAMKRRDIPKGSVLNALDKAVGGGFISQDEADLIRKAEAARDDAVQVDDFSLEEYLKHTPNAPAGEGLTTERFESMVNNSND, from the coding sequence ATGGATACGATCATGGAATTATTTGGATTTTTTGGACAAGTACCCCTGTGGGCTGCAATAGCTGCCAGTGCTTTGCTGGCTATTGCATTTGCTTATAAAGGTGCCCCTTTATGGCTTTGGGCTATAGCAGGATATGCAGGTTTAGTTGGATTGAATGCCCCCGTATGGCTCTTTGCTACTTACACTGGATTGGTGATTCTGTTTAACATCAAACCTCTCCGTAGAGTATTGCTTAGTGGTCCGTTAATGAAGCTGCTCGATGCGCTCAAGTTTCTGCCTAAAATATCAGAGACTGAGCAGACCGCGATCGAAGCAGGTACTGTATGGGTAGAAGGAGAGCTATTTTCCGGAAGCCCAGACTTCAAACGTATCCTTAACGAGCCTTATCCGGATCTCACTAAGGATGAACAGGCTTTTCTGGATGGGCCGGTTGAAAAGCTTTGCGCGATGGTGGATGACTGGGAAGTCTCGGTTCGAAAAGACTTTGATGAGCCGACCTGGGATTTTATGCGCAAGGAAGGTTTTTTTGGGCTAATTATCCCTAAGAAATTTGGCGGACTTGAATTTTCAGCTACCGCCCACAGTGCGATTGTTGCCAAACTGGCTTCCCGTTGCGGCCCGCTGGCTACTACGGTAATGGTGCCTAACTCACTGGGGCCTGCAGAACTTCTGATGCATTACGGTACGGACGAGCAAAAAGAATACTATCTCCCGCGGCTCGCATCCGGCGCTGAGATGCCTTGTTTCGCGCTCACGGAGCCTAATGCTGGTTCTGATGCAGGCGGAATGGAATCTGAAGGTCTGGTTTTCAAGGGTGAGGATGGCAACCTTTATTTGAAATTGAACTGGAGAAAACGCTACATCACGCTGGCTGCTATCTCAACTGTTCTTGGACTGGCATTCAAACTAAAGGACCCGGAAAACCTGCTGGGTAAAGGAGTTGACCCGGGTATCACCTGTGCACTGATTCCTTCAGACACGGAAGGAGTGGTATTAGGTAAACGGCATGACCCAATGGGGATCCCGTTTTATAACTGTCCGACTGAAGGACATGATGTAGTGGTACCGGTTAATGCAATTATCGGTGGTGCAGAAGGAGCCGGTAATGGCTGGAGAATGCTGATGGAATCACTGGCAGTGGGTCGCGGTATTTCACTTCCTGCTCAAAGCGTAGGCGGAGCAAAACTCGCAACACGTGCGATCGGTGATTATACACTGATCAGAAAACAGTTCGGGCTTAACATTGGTAAATTTGAAGGTATTGAAGAGCCAATGGCCCGCATTGGAGGATATACCTACATGCTGGAGGCCACCCGGAAATATACAACCGGTGGACTGGATAAAGGAGCTAAACCAGCTGTTGTCACGGCCATTGCGAAGTATAACTTTACAGAACTGGCTCGTGAGATCATCAACGATGCCATGGATGTAGTAGGCGGTGCCGGCATATCCCGTGGTCCGCGGAACCTGTTTTCGAACGGCTACACATCTATGCCGATCGCGATCACAGTAGAAGGAGCAAACATTCTGACAAGAACACTTATGATCTTTGGTCAGGGTGCAATAAGATGTCATCCTTATGCTTATAAAGAGATCGACGCACTCATGAATAAGAATGTCAAAGAGTTTGATGATAATTTCTGGAAGCATATCGGGCATGTTGCTAAGAATAAGGTCCGGGCCTTTGTGCTGAGCATAACCCGCGGTTATATGGCCGGTTCACCGGTTAGCGGACCATCCGCTAAATATTTCCGTAAATTGGCATGGGCTTCTGCATCCTTTGCATTCTATTCTGATCTTGCGTTGGGTTCCTATGGGGGAGCGCTTAAGATGAAGGAAAAACTTGCCGGCCGATATGCTGATGTTCTCAGCTATATGTATCTGGCAACTGCGACGCTACGAAGATTTGAGGAAGAAGGCCGCAGAGAGGAAGATCGTCCGTATTTTGACTGGGCTATGGAATATGCTTTTTACAGGATGCAGATAGCTTTTGAGGGTATTCTGAAAGAGATAAAAGTTCCGGGATTATCCTGGGCCATGAGGTTGGCCGGTTTATGGGGTCGTTTGAATCCTATCGGTACTCAGCCTTCAGATTACCTGGGCCATAAAGTGGCAAAAGCTATGCAGACCAAAGGAGAAGCCAGAGACCGGATCACGGAAGGAATTTTCATTCCATCTGATAAGCATGAAGCACTGGGCAGATATGAATATGCATTTGATCTGATCTCTCAGGCATCCTCAATTTATTCAAAACTGTATACAGCGATGAAACGAAGAGACATTCCAAAGGGAAGCGTATTAAATGCTCTGGATAAAGCGGTAGGAGGAGGATTCATTAGTCAGGATGAGGCGGATCTGATTCGGAAAGCTGAAGCTGCCCGTGATGATGCCGTGCAGGTAGATGATTTCTCACTGGAGGAATACCTCAAACACACACCGAATGCTCCTGCCGGAGAAGGATTGACAACCGAAAGATTCGAGAGCATGGTAAATAACTCAAATGATTAA